GGTAATTAAGCAGTGTTGTGACCTTCCTGGTAATTTAATGTGCAAGCTTTGATTTCTCTCCCTTTCAGCTTCTTTCAGGTTAGAGAGGATGTGAACAAGTTAACTCTTCATAATCAACGCTTCTAAGGAAACAGCATGAATTTTTCAGTACACATTGGGTTTCACTGTGTAGTATGGCCTTGTAAATAAGCTCACCAAAGTTACTTGTCTAATATTTTGAGACACAAAAAGTAGGGTAAATGTGCTTTCCACAAATTAGGCTGGCAGTTGACATATGGAGCTGAGGGACAAGCTTCTTGTCTTCTATGACAAGCTCAGAAAATTAACAGACAGGCTGAGGACAGCTAAAGAGACCTGTCCCTCCTTTGCCAGCCCACTCACTTGCTTGCATGGAATTTCTTGTCACCTGTGGTTTCCAAGCAAGGTGTTGGGAGAGACAGGACCAGTTTAGTACCTATAGTGGCCCATACTGAAGCAGCTTCTGTAGAAGTGGTTACCATCCAGCATGGAAGCTCGCATGCTGTTAATTAGCTATGACAAATCACCAATTGTAGAATGGCAAGCAGAGTGTTAGGCTGTGTGGATTGGACAGAGGTGTCTCTGGTGGCCTCTTGCAGAGATCAGCAGGAAGCCCCCAgatgggtcttttctagggagggagaaggggtgagGCAGCCCGTGATCCATTGGAAACAGCTTGCTGCTCTAGTGTCATGTGACAGCATTGAGCCCAATCTGGGCCTGATCACTTGGTTGCAAAAGCATAAGTGTAAgaatagtcgaaacaaaataggaaattctttccagtagcaccttagagaccaactgagtttgttcttggtatgagctttcgtgtgcatgcacacttcttcagatacctgtaagaATAGTGTGTCAGTTAAAGCTGTATCCTTACTATTAGGTGAGAAAACAGGGTTTCTGATTCTCTCCTTTTGCAGTGAAAGTTGAGCCAAGTAGTAGCTTAACTGTAGTATTTAGTGATGCATTTCCATTGAGAATAACTTAACATTCACCCCCTgctgccaaaaaaaacccactttttaaCCTGGTATTAGGAATCAGACCTCCAATATTGGATGTtacaactttaaaacaaaacaaaacacaataataacTTAGAGTTAATTCTATTTCATATTTATAGTAAAAGGAGTACAACTACTGTATATtttggcgtataagactactttttaatccaggaaaatcttctcaaaagtcgggggtcgtcttatacgctgggtggagaatctgtggtcgagtatatctcaaactctatattttaactggaaaagttgggggtcgtcttatacgcccagtcgtcttatacgccggaaaatacggtatatatagcTTATGTATGTAAAGACCCCAACAGGTGGAGTGACTTAAACTGAGGCTGTTTTAAATCACAAATTATATATGAAGTTaggtgaggggcaggtggagatGCAGCTGTCCATGTACAGTTGGATGATGCATTAGAAAGAAAAATGTAAGCCCAGCCAAATAGAGCTTGCCATTACTGTactgctgatcagctgattggtggtaaCTTCAAGCCCCACTTGGGTAAACTTCAGATTTTTCTTCCTAGTGTGGCTTGCCATAgtacaaagggaaaaaaaaatggcTCATAGTAATGTCATGTGGGCAGGCCCTGAGAATGGGAGAACTCAGGGTCTGGCCCACCAGCTGGATCCAATTCTCTACTCCTGCCGTAGCATACAAAGTGATGCAAGTTATCCTCATGGGGTCATTTAATGATTCCAAATATGTAGGACGGTTACACAGCCGTTAGTTAACTGGCCATTGTCCATCGTGGAAGAAGCAAGTGGTGGTGATCCCTACAGCACAGGCTTCCCCTGCTTCTTTAGCCTTGGTTCTTGAGTATGAATCCTGACTCAATAAGTCATCTATGGCAGTGCCAAATGTACAGGTGCATCAAAGCACTATGACTATAACATCAATTATAGTTTATCATCAACTTATTTATGtttaggaaaatatatataaaccatCCACTCATATAAAGTAGCCAGGTGGTATACTACAATATATACACATAAAAACAACATGCAATAATCGTAAAACTGACTCACTCATTTTGGCAAAATTTAAACAACTGAATGGATCTGTCAGCATAAAAGATATTCTAGAGATCCCTGAAAGTTAGCAGCAAGGATGCTTGCCAAATCTCTACTGGATTACATCTTGGATATCCTCTTGAAGATTGATCTGTTTGAAATGGAGAACACGTTCCTAAATAGTTTATAGTCATTCAGTTCATACAGTCTGGAAACTACTTCCATGTTATAATTGCATGTATCTACTAATCTAGAGTCTTCCTTGTGCTGCTGAAATACTTAATTACCATCAACTTTCATTTTTAGTAGCTAATATTTTGGAACTAGTTTGAAAGTGGTGCCAGCTGTTTCCATGCTGCATAGATGTAATGTTTCTTTTGTTTCAGGGGCCCAGAAGACACATGCTTTGAGTATGGTGTTTTCCCTGCTATTCTGAGTTTTCCTCTTGATTATCCTTTAAGTCCTCCAAAGATGAGGTTCACATGTGACATGTTTCATCCCAACAGTAAGTTCTACCAATAGGTGCCTTTATGTTTTCTACATGGGTAAAGAATGTCATCAAGTCCAGCTATCTAGAAAAAACTTAATGGACCCTTAAAACACTTCAACTATCTTCAGCAGGACCTATTATCTGGACCTACCccttgatttttgttgttgttcattattATACAATTATGTACTTAGTCACTGGTTAACACCTTTTAACTATGTTTtacttgtaagccactttgaattGTGGTACAAAATAAAGCAAAGTACAAGATGTGGTCTTCTGTATACCATTTACCCCTAATTTCATAATGTAAAATGCCCTGAAACAGAATGGAGGAGATAGAGGGGCTGAGCTAGCCTGGGATCTGTTGGAACCTAAGCTGGTCTCACTGCCATCACATGATAGGTTCAGCAATCTTGCTTCCCCATCTGAACTTCTGCCCTATCCACCTTGTGTCCATAAAGTCCTGTTGGTAGGGGAGTGGAGAGGTTTGAGTTGCAGCTCGAGATTACAAATACTTGACATACGGATTTACCAATGAGATTAATTTAGCTTGTCAGTAGTTCCATTTCTGGTGACATTTTGTCTTTGTTTGCCCAACTGATAACAGTAACTAGTTGGCCTCTGCATAATTCCCattgtcttaaaagaaaaattcaCAGTGTTGAGCACTCCTTTCTGAATCCCATGTCTTTAATAACAGGAGAGCTGGATACTTCTCTAAGAGCATTATAGGCAGATGGATAGGTACCATGAAGTAGCAATTGGAGAAGAACAATGATGCCCACCAAAAGCATGGACCAGATTCAATTACGGTAAATAGTTGTTCTAGTGGGAATCTGTGCAATGAGTCCCACTAGTGCAGTCAGgcctttctccccgcccccctccacctccctaAATCAGCTCTGCAGAGCATGAGTTAAcagtgtaacattggaaaatgtccaTCGGTTCTCTTACCTCGGCagctatctttccacaagggccgacattgatgccgaaatccagcattagctgagctctgcgagtgcagttTTCTCCGGATTGAAgcacagagtgtttgaggaccaggacatttgcagggaacccaaaatgcttgtttacaaaactattgtactaccagccttactgtatgcttgtgaaacatggaccacttataaaggCCATCAccactccttgaaagattccatcagaGGTtctctctgaaaatttttacatatcacttgggaggataggtgaactaatgccagtgtactggaagaagcaaagatcaccagagtcaaagcagtgattcttcaacattatgttgttcagatgcctgatttttgtcttccaaagcaactactcttaaaaaatggaaaacataatgccggtggtcaacaaaagatgtttaaagactctctcaagacaaatctttaaaaatgtagtataaacaccgacaattgggagacactggcctgcaagcactccaattggagaacagcctttaccaaaagtgtcatggagtTTGAAGACTTTAAACTCGGGACGAAAgaaagaaacatgctaagaggaacgtacatttggcaaaccctcaccttgatcaactcctgcccagaaacctatgtccccactgcagaaggacatgtggatccagaactggcctccacagtcacttacggactcactcttaagactgtgttcatggaagacaatcttactctgctgcgagtgatcaccaaagaagaaggaagaagaaggggacaagaggggagatggttccatctggcaagcagaaatgcttgcactaacAGAACAATTGTAttagcatgatgttgaattcAGCTCTGTGTGATTAACTCTCTTTTCATGTATTATTTCCCCTAAGTTTGACTATTGGGACTTTCAAAGCATATCATCTTCGCCTCTTCTATTCATGTTCCTCCTCTACAGAATAGAGATCCATCAAAGTCTTGTCTCCCTTTCCCTCAGCTATGGATAGACCAACAACAACCATTCCCTACCCTAAGGCTGTAGCGAGGGAGTAAACACAGTAACCTATATATAGCACTTAACAAGTTTCAAACTTGCACAGAAATTAGCTGAAGGGGAGATTTGAAAATGTGCCTGGCAGCTTTCTACCACCCGTTTCACTCTGCTGTTATTTTGGGTGGAGAGTAGCTGGACAAATGGAAGAACAACCCTGGGGGGcatgagagagaaaataaaagtgAAGAGCCAAATCTCTCTCTCAGTGGGTTAGAAGAGCAATACCAATTTATATTTACAGCATGGTCTTTCTCCATCTCATTCAAAGTGAAAAACAGTAAAATGGCACAAAACACTAGTGCAAGGCAGACTGTTAAAAGTGCCCCAAAGGTTTGTTGACTTTTAAAAATCTAGCATCTTTTAGGCTGTAGACCTACTTGTTAGGGGAGTATTTTGGGGGTGTGGGAATTTGTCTTCTATTTTAAGACACCTTAAAATaagaactaatgtcagtgtaatcctatgcacgcCTAACTGGAAGTAAATTCTATTGTGTTAAATGagatttattcccaggtaaaaggattaggattgtagcctaaaatGCATAAATGATGGACAGTGTTTGGACAGAAAGCATGTGGGGAAACATATTACACTAGAGAATTTAGAATCCCTCAGAAATTGATCTACTGACCCCTTCATTTTGTCTAGAAAGATGTGTGTTTTAAGAACATTAGCTCTGTAGTTGCAAAAAGTATATTGTTGCCTCCTAGATTCTTccactttctttctgtttttctgaAATGACTGTTGTGTAGAGGAGGCTAAAGAACAAAATACTTTTCTTCTCTACAGTTTATCCAGATGGGAGAGTTTGTATTTCTATTCTTCATGCTCCTGGGGATGATCCCATGGGCTATGAGAGCAGTGCAGAACGATGGAGCCCAGTACAGAGCGTGGAGAAGATCCTCTTGTCAGTGGTCAGCATGCTGGCAGGTATGAAACAGCAGTTCATCTCCAAATGCTAAGCTAGGAAAGCTGTTCAAGCAGCAAccaattaggtaaaggtaaagggactcctgaccgttaggtccagttgcagacgactggggttgtggtgctcatctcgctttattggccgagggagccaatgtccagcttccgggtcatgtggccagcatgactaagctgcttctggcgaaccagagcagtgcacggaaatgcagtttaccttcccgccagagaggtacctatttatctgcttgcactttgatgtgctttcgaactggtaggttggcaggaagcaaccaattaatgGGCTGCTAAAATGCCAAGAGTTTCAGCAGCCACCTTAGAAGCTGTTTAGCTATGGTTCTCTTTTATGTAGTCTACTGTTCCCTTAGATTTGGCATTGGCTTTTCTTTAAGATAAATTGTGTCTACGTAGAGAAGTGGCCAATTTAATCAATGTCTTGCTTCCAGGTAAAGCAGTCCACCTTCCCAAATGTATGCCTTTATGTTGCTACTTTTGAAgactggaggataaggctgttactggctactagccacaatgactatgttgTACCTACACTGTTGAagacaatatgcctctgaatgccagtagcTGGGATTCGCAGCTGTTGTGCTCAGGATCTTCATGCAAGAACagagtactggactagatgggcctttggcctgatccagcaagggttcCTTAGGATGAGTTGAAAAATCCTATGTTCAGATAGTACATTGTTTACCTAAATAGGAGAAAGTTGTTACTCTCCCTGTATGGTGAAGTGCAAGGCAAGCTGATGAACTGCATTCTGTTCAGATGACAAGGGTGAACATACTACCCATTCTGGCATTGAAATAGTCATTATTTGTTGTCTTATTTCTGTAACCCCCTGCAAACATGAATGGTATGTGCTTATGTACATGAACTTTGGCTTAAAGAAATCTCAAGGAATTGTGTGAGAGATTTGCTTTAATTAAGAAACCACCATTCTACTAATTTGCTATCAAAACAgctacaaatttaacaacaaccAAATATCAATTCAAAATCAAACTTATAGGTCCAGTTTAAATTAAGATGGAGTAGCTCAGACAGTCAAATGTTTTATATGGGTTGCCAAACTAAATTGTTCAGTGAGCCAGCTTCACCACCTAACCTACAATCCTGGAGTTGTTTTCAGTCCCTCTACTGGcagttttctgtggctgttgatgCCTCAAATTCTGCAACTCCATTTCTTTAACACTGTGCATGTGCAGTTGTGTACATACTTAGTAGCCCCATTAAAATATTGGTTGGGTCTGTGATCCATGTATAGAGTCCAGTACATTGTGTACCTTGCAGTTCTGCAAGGTGGTCTAGGGTGCCAGCAATCCTTGGAAGCGGTAGGGGAGGAAATTGAAGAGGCAGAGGACCAGTCAGAGTCTTAGGGTacattcagatgtaatgctaaacccattttttcttttatttcccttttcagaACCGAATGATGAGAGTGGAGCCAACGTGGATGCTTCTAAAATGTGGCGGGAAGACAGAGAGCAGTTTAACAAAATAGCCAAGCAAATAGTCCAGAAATCActtgggctttaaaaaaaggaaggaactgAGACATTTGACAATCATAGTATTTGATCTTTTATCAGACAGACAGATGGCAGTACTCCATGTTGATAGGAAAAAAACAAATCTTGCAAAATTGTTGACTGGGTGTcttaataacacacacaccctctctccctccccccttccctttttctttacTCTTTTGAGGGCGGGGTATCTCCTTCCACCTAAGACATGTAAGTAACTGCAATACAAGTGGATTTAGTCATAGGAGAAAGGTTGCAGAGTGCTGTGGTTTCTTTGCACTAGTGGAAGCATTGCATAGCGTCTGTGTCTCTTcagttatatttatattttcctaACCCTTTTCAGTGCTTTACTGTGCACTTTCTGGTAATGGGGTTGAGAAGATCTATGAATTAATAACTGCCCAGAACCATGGAAAGCTGCTGAAACACCATTGGACTCCCTTGTCTGGAAATGGAGAAATGCTGTTCTAAGGATGTCTTACTTCATAATTGGATGTAACTTTTGACGGCCTCAGATTCTCTCCTCCTTAAGACCGCAAAGCAACCAACCTTGAAGTCAAATGAGAACATAGTCCATAGCTGCTGGACAAGAGTATTTTGAGAGCAAGTGAATTACTGTATCTAATGGAGGTAAATCAGAGAAGAAGTGGCCAATGTAATCAGTGTCTTGCTTCCAGGTACAGCAAATGTAAGCCTTCATGTTGCTACTTTTGAAAGCCTTCAAACACTACTGAGTTCCTCCTGAGACATTATTTGAACTTGGTACAACTCCAGAAAGTTTGATAAATAATCctcatttctaaaatgtattgGTTTCCTTTAACAGCTATCTCTACGCATAAGAGATGCTGGAAATACCTTGTATTGCAGCAGAACAGTCTTTCCAAAGTTAATCTTCAGTCCTCAGCTGACAGCACTTAAACCTAATGCAAAGAGGCTGTCTTGAATCTAATGTCACCCAAACTGTATTCCTAATAGAAATCTGGAGAACAAAATCAAGTGTGAATATTATTTGAATTAGCAGGACTTGATGGTATTCAACTTCAGTTACTCTTTTATTTTCCTGAGTGTGCTGTGGGAGGGAATCTTTATCTTGGAAGCACTAGACTAAGTAGTACTAGACATCCTCTGGTTTCTTAGTCTAATGCCAGGAGAATAAAAGTTATTGCTTTACTTTCTTACTGGCTGGGAACAACTGAGCAGTAAACAGGTTCTTGATTTGTATTTCAAAGCCAGGTTATATAGCAGTTGACAACCATTTCTTACTACATCTGTACTACTTTAGGATGCCAAATTTAAAGTTACATTGCAAGAAATACTATTAATATATCTTGCTTAAGCTTGCATTTGAATTACTTTTATACTGTTTACAATTTAATCAATTTCTGACTGAGAGGGATTATCATTCtctgtgaaatttcatgcattgAAATTCATGCATTCTTTGAAATTTTTTAACAGTGGCATAATTTCCAGGAAAATTAGCTCTCATAATTTGATTGATCCACAGTGGAAGCTGAATCTAGGCATTTTTTTAGCAGCATGAAGCCCTGACCTCACAAGAGTGATTTTCTGTGGGGGTTGTGCCTGAATTAGAAGACCTTTCTACTTTctactttaaaatgttttgagaaAGAGATTTTACTTTGGGCATTGATTAGGGGAGGGTGGAAGCAGTAGTATTTTTCCAAAACAACATCTACAAGTGGTGGTTTTCGTGGCAAATGGGAGGTGTTTATTTATTCTACAAGTTGTAATTTAGCTTGACGCATCCAACAAGACAGCAGCATGGCAAGAAGGTGCTCTTTGTTTAATAGTGATTAAGACATATGGGAAAGCTGTCCTGCTCTTACACAGTATTCAAGTGTATTTAAACACATTGTTTTATATTGGACACAAATATCaatgaaaataaatgcatattttccTTAAAGTACAAAATCACTTGTACTGCTGTTTTTGGAAGATGTCCTACTTTAACACGTACTACATGTGGAAGAGAGTGTATTTACCTCAGATTAAATGCCACCATGTGAGAATGTGGGGTCTTTCAGATTGTAGAaaatgaattgtagagttggaagggtcatctagtccaaccccctgcaatgcaggaatgcttcCAACAATCATCCTTGGTCGGGCTCGAACCAGCAAGAGACATACAGTGTATGTTTTTGCTTCAAGTGTGACCCACCCTCACTGATACACATTCACCTAGAAACAGTAAGGCAGATATGTACCAGTTTGTAAAGAAAGAACCTCAGCGATTATTTCATCTCAGATTTGATGGGCAAGTGTTTACAGGCAGGGGGGTTAATTGTCTaccacaggggtgggggaacctctggctctccagatgaagggaactggagtccaacaacatctctgaccattggttgtgttggctgggacagatgggagttggggttcagcaatatctgggggGCCTCAACCACCCAGCAGCTACGGTTTTTCTCAaccatacacatacatacactgaGTTCACAACAGAAATACTCTGGTATAATTATCAGCATAattattggctgtgctggcttaCCATTATTGAAGACAGATCTGATCCAGCATAGACAGTCTTCTGTTTTCATACAGTGGGCTTAATACTGGTGCAGGTATCTATAGTCTACCTATGGTGGGAAAAACTACCGGTAGGTAGCCACAGTTCTTTAGCAAGCACCTGCTTTTTGTGGCAAGGTGTGAAtcattttttttagctttttgaACTAATGCCCAATATGTACTATTTCGAGGGGAAATGAGCACATGTGTTTAACTTACATTGTAGATGGATGAGCTTGCATGAGAACTTAATCTGGGAACACTTGAGCCTCTTGGTGTGCTGGCAATGAAGGGAACACAATCTCTTGTGTGATTCACCTGCCTCCATGTGTACAGTATTTAGAGATGATTAGACTGCTGTTGGAAGAAGCCATGAGGAAATCGCAACCAGGTCTAAAGCTACTTTTTGCTCTGAAATACGGTTGTTTAGAACTGCAGCTTTGGGAGAATACTGCAAAGTAGTGCTTTGAAAGGCCGCTGCTCTCAAATCTTATTAGTGCCAGAGTAAGAATAAATTTTGTCCCCTATTCTTTTGGCAAGGATATGTGTGTGTTAGCAGGCCCTGCATCCCTAGCTCCTGGTGACATTTCTAATTGGTGTACCTTTTCTTTCCTCTAAGAAACAATTACTGTAAAACTTGTTCCTTGGCAGatgttatgatttttttttaaaaaaggtgttacTATTAAATACATGCAAGTAACTTTTTAATCTACAGCTTTCACCTTCTTTCTGCTTAGATTGTTTGCTTTAGGCTTTGTAGTTGGAAAGGATGCAAACAAATGCCTCTCCC
The sequence above is drawn from the Lacerta agilis isolate rLacAgi1 chromosome 5, rLacAgi1.pri, whole genome shotgun sequence genome and encodes:
- the UBE2G2 gene encoding ubiquitin-conjugating enzyme E2 G2 isoform X1, whose translation is MAGTALKRLMAEYKQLTLNPPEGIVAGPMNEENFFEWEALIMGPEDTCFEYGVFPAILSFPLDYPLSPPKMRFTCDMFHPNIYPDGRVCISILHAPGDDPMGYESSAERWSPVQSVEKILLSVVSMLAEPNDESGANVDASKMWREDREQFNKIAKQIVQKSLGL
- the UBE2G2 gene encoding ubiquitin-conjugating enzyme E2 G2 isoform X2, with protein sequence MRFTCDMFHPNIYPDGRVCISILHAPGDDPMGYESSAERWSPVQSVEKILLSVVSMLAEPNDESGANVDASKMWREDREQFNKIAKQIVQKSLGL